A genomic stretch from Arachis stenosperma cultivar V10309 chromosome 3, arast.V10309.gnm1.PFL2, whole genome shotgun sequence includes:
- the LOC130969334 gene encoding BURP domain protein USPL1-like: MAAKLGLWFLPFLLFFLMNGVNIGCRDLKAELQGHTEMNSHHGNHNKPNYLIGYKTNTHGSDNDFSSSSTNVDHTEAFKVGYFAMDDLFVGNIMTLQFPVEEVPHFLSKKQADSIPFSTSQLPSLLQLFSISQDSPQAKFMRDTLELCEAGMLTQETRICANSLDSMLEFVNNILGSEEKHNIYTTTPPSGAPLQNYTILKVSEDIYAPKWVACHPLPYPYAVYYCHFIATNTRIFKVLLVGENGDKVEALGVCHLDTSEFNPNHVIFKQLGFMPGEAPLCHFFPLKNLMWVPQPTATTM, encoded by the exons ATGGCTGCCAAACTTGGTCTTTGGTTTCTTCcttttctcctcttcttcttaATG AATGGGGTCAACATTGGTTGCAGAGATCTAAAAGCAGAGTTGCAAGGTCATACAGAAATGAATTCACACCATGGAAATCACAATAAACCTAACTACCTTATAGGGTACAAAACCAATACCCATGGTTCTGACAATGatttttcctcttcttcaactAATGTAGACCACACTGAGGCATTCAAGGTAGGATATTTCGCCATGGATGATCTCTTTGTAGGGAACATTATGACTCTCCAATTTCCTGTCGAAGAGGTTCCTCACTTCCTATCAAAGAAACAAGCTGACTCCATTCCTTTCTCAACCTCACAACTTCCAAgtcttcttcaactcttctcaATCTCTCAAGATTCTCCACAAGCCAAGTTCATGAGAGACACACTTGAACTATGTGAAGCAGGAATGCTCACACAAGAGACTAGGATTTGTGCTAACTCTTTAGACTCCATGCTAGAATTTGTGAACAACATCCTTGGATCAGAGGAAAAGCACAACATTTACACAACTACTCCACCTTCAGGGGCTCCTCTGCAGAATTACACCATTTTGAAAGTATCAGAAGATATCTATGCTCCTAAATGGGTGGCTTGCCATCCTCTTCCTTACCCTTATGCTGTTTACTATTGCCACTTCATAGCTACAAACACCAGGATATTCAAGGTCTTGTTAGTTGGTGAGAATGGAGACAAAGTTGAAGCTCTTGGCGTCTGCCATTTAGACACATCAGAATTTAACCCAAATCACGTTATATTTAAGCAGCTTGGGTTCATGCCTGGGGAGGCTCCACTCTGTCACTTCTTCCCTCTGAAGAATCTTATGTGGGTTCCCCAACCCACAGCCACCACCATGTGA
- the LOC130970294 gene encoding protein RAFTIN 1B-like, translating to MTTYGLHSKKTQGLKGGPPSSSVDHTEAFKVGFFAMDDLYIGNIMTLQFPVEEFYHFLSKKEADSIPFSIPQLPSVLQLFSISEDSSQAKSMRGTIEQCEAGTITGETKICANSLESMLEFVHNIIGSEEKHNIHTTTPSSGAPLQKYTILKISQDIYAPKWVACHPLPYPYGVYYCHFISTGTRVFKVLLDGENGDKVEALGVCHLDTSDWSPNHILFKQLGFMPGEAPVCHFFPVKHLMWVPQPSTATM from the coding sequence ATGACAACCTATGGCCTTCATTCTAAGAAAACGCAAGGCTTGAAGGGAGGGCCACCATCTTCCAGCGTAGACCACACTGAGGCATTCAAGGTTGGATTCTTCGCCATGGATGATCTCTACATAGGGAACATTATGACCCTCCAATTTCCTGTGGAAGAGTTCTATCACTTCCTATCAAAGAAAGAAGCCGACTCCATTCCTTTCTCAATCCCACAACTTCCAAGTGTCCTTCAACTCTTCTCAATCTCTGAAGATTCTTCACAAGCCAAGTCCATGAGAGGCACAATTGAACAATGTGAAGCAGGTACCATCACAGGGGAGACTAAGATTTGTGCTAACTCTTTAGAGTCCATGCTGGAATTCGTCCACAACATCATTGGATCAGAGGAAAAGCACAACATTCACACAACTACTCCATCTTCAGGGGCTCCTCTGCAAAAATACACCATTTTGAAAATATCACAAGATATCTATGCTCCTAAATGGGTGGCTTGTCATCCTCTGCCATACCCATATGGTGTTTACTATTGCCACTTCATATCAACAGGGACCAGGGTGTTCAAGGTCTTGTTAGATGGTGAGAATGGAGACAAGGTTGAAGCTCTTGGCGTATGCCACTTGGACACATCTGATTGGAGCCCAAATCACATTCTGTTTAAGCAGCTTGGGTTCATGCCTGGTGAGGCTCCAGTGTGCCACTTCTTCCCTGTGAAGCATCTTATGTGGGTTCCCCAACCCTCAACAGCCACCATGTGA
- the LOC130970765 gene encoding BURP domain protein USPL1-like — protein MVTKLTLWVLLLLLFFLMNRHVISGRDLKVELQDDTDTNSQSYINHEKPNEPYITSYATSSNKLNYLTGYKTGAHGSDKDFSLSSTNKPYITGYTTTPRDAKQPYITQYGDEPSGSNKEIKTKSATAQDSAKPYLTSYGPRSKETQSSNVDHTEAFKVGFFAIDDLYVGNIMTLQFPVEDFSHFLSKKDADSIPFSTSQLPSVLQLFSISEDSAQAKSMKATIEQCEAGTITGETKICANSLESMLEFVHNIIGAEEKHNIHTTTPSSGAPLQKYTILKISEDIYAPKWVACHPMPYPYGVYYCHFISTGTRVFKVLLDGENGDKVEALGVCHLDTSDWSPNHILFKQLGFMPGEAPVCHFFPVKHLMWVPQPSTVTM, from the exons ATGGTTACTAAGCTTACTCTTTGGGTTCTTCTTTTACTCCTTTTCTTCTTAATG AATAGGCATGTTATCAGTGGCAGAGATCTGAAGGTAGAGTTGCAAGATGATACAGATACAAATTCACAATCATATATCAACCATGAAAAGCCCAATGAACCTTACATAACTAGCTATGCAACTTCAAGTAATAAACTTAACTACCTTACAGGTTATAAAACTGGTGCCCATGGTTCTGACAAAGATTTTTCCTTAAGCTCAACTAATAAACCTTATATTACTGGCTACACAACTACTCCCCGTGATGCCAAACAGCCATACATAACTCAATATGGTGATGAACCTAGTGGTTCCaacaaagaaataaaaacaaagTCTGCCACAGCCCAGGATTCAGCTAAGCCTTATCTGACAAGCTATGGCCCTCGTTCCAAGGAAACACAATCTTCTAATGTAGACCACACTGAGGCATTCAAGGTTGGATTCTTTGCCATCGATGATCTATACGTGGGGAACATTATGACCCTCCAATTTCCTGTCGAAGACTTTTCTCACTTCCTATCAAAGAAAGATGCCGACTCCATTCCTTTCTCAACCTCACAACTTCCAagtgttcttcaactcttctcaATCTCCGAAGATTCTGCACAAGCCAAGTCCATGAAAGCCACAATTGAACAATGTGAAGCAGGAACCATCACAGGGGAGACTAAGATTTGTGCTAACTCTTTAGAGTCCATGCTGGAATTTGTTCACAACATCATTGGAGCAGAGGAAAAGCACAACATTCACACAACTACTCCATCCTCAGGGGCTCCTCTGCAAAAATATACCATTTTGAAAATATCAGAAGATATATATGCTCCTAAATGGGTAGCTTGTCATCCTATGCCATACCCATATGGTGTTTACTATTGCCACTTCATATCAACAGGGACCAGGGTGTTCAAGGTCTTGTTAGATGGTGAGAATGGAGACAAAGTTGAAGCTCTTGGCGTGTGCCACTTGGACACATCTGATTGGAGTCCAAATCACATTCTGTTTAAGCAACTTGGGTTCATGCCTGGGGAGGCTCCAGTGTGCCACTTCTTCCCTGTGAAGCATCTTATGTGGGTTCCCCAACCCTCAACAGTCACCATGTGA